The following are from one region of the Hymenobacter sp. YIM 151858-1 genome:
- a CDS encoding sensor histidine kinase — protein sequence MKYLNAFWLPAYATITSETRSVVRDAVIGLVLWAMGSLLLFAGEGGGELVLYWSFLSLSGVLLYSLFGHKIIPVCLHRKRPFWAYVLRAALTLVLTAVPVGLLVGIVRNDPEAGAGYVALHVPFQLLITTPLAWLVYQRRTRGQRALEGLQQELGQSNASLDLLRAQINPHFLFNALNTLYGTALQEQSERTAQGIQMLGDMMRFMLHENHQSRILLAREIEYLRNYIELQSLRIAASPNITLETSIEEVPEAAWIAPMLLIPFVENAFKHGISLQRRSWIKTTLHYANGKLYFDVYNSTHPRAEPEQLAAEESGLGLSNVQQRLALLYPKRHELIIRETSSEFFVHLTLQL from the coding sequence GTGAAATACCTCAACGCTTTCTGGCTTCCGGCCTACGCAACCATTACTTCCGAAACCCGCAGCGTCGTCCGCGACGCTGTTATTGGCTTGGTTTTGTGGGCCATGGGCTCGCTGCTGCTGTTTGCCGGCGAAGGCGGCGGCGAGCTGGTGTTGTACTGGAGCTTCCTGTCGCTTTCGGGAGTGCTGCTGTACTCGCTTTTCGGCCACAAAATCATTCCGGTTTGCCTGCACCGCAAGCGGCCGTTTTGGGCCTACGTGCTGCGCGCGGCCCTTACGCTGGTGCTCACGGCCGTGCCCGTTGGCCTGCTGGTGGGCATCGTGCGCAACGACCCCGAAGCCGGCGCGGGCTACGTTGCCTTACACGTGCCTTTTCAGCTGCTGATTACCACCCCGCTGGCGTGGCTGGTGTACCAGCGGCGCACCCGCGGGCAGCGGGCCCTGGAGGGACTGCAGCAGGAGCTCGGGCAGTCCAACGCCTCGCTCGATTTGCTGCGGGCGCAAATCAACCCGCATTTCCTGTTCAACGCCCTCAACACGCTCTACGGCACGGCCTTGCAGGAGCAAAGCGAGCGTACCGCGCAGGGCATTCAGATGCTGGGCGACATGATGCGGTTTATGCTGCACGAAAACCACCAGTCGCGCATTCTGCTGGCGCGCGAAATCGAGTACCTGCGCAACTACATCGAGCTGCAGTCGTTGCGCATTGCGGCCTCGCCCAACATCACCCTCGAAACCAGCATCGAAGAGGTGCCCGAAGCCGCCTGGATTGCGCCCATGCTGCTGATTCCGTTTGTCGAAAACGCCTTTAAGCACGGCATCAGCCTGCAGCGCCGCTCCTGGATTAAAACCACGCTGCATTACGCCAACGGCAAGCTGTATTTTGATGTGTACAACAGCACGCACCCCCGCGCCGAGCCCGAGCAGCTGGCCGCCGAGGAGTCGGGCCTGGGCCTCAGCAACGTGCAGCAGCGCCTGGCGCTGCTGTACCCCAAACGCCACGAGCTGATAATTCGCGAAACCAGCAGCGAGTTTTTCGTGCATCTTACGCTTCAGCTGTAA
- a CDS encoding LytR/AlgR family response regulator transcription factor — protein sequence MIAIAIDDEPIALEVVRSLAAKVPFIELRACFTNAFQGLEYLQQAPVDLLFLDINMPDISGLELVSSLPRKPLVVFTTAYAEHAVTGFELDALDYLLKPFSLPRFVKACNKAHEQLQLRGGQAAPAAAPAKDYLFVKTGYEQVKVRYDDILYLEAAGNYVTFVLAGKSILTRMTINELVDLLPAQRFVRVHRSFIVAKDRIDRIERHQVSIGGKWVPLGASYLPQLRG from the coding sequence ATGATTGCCATTGCCATCGACGACGAGCCCATTGCCCTGGAGGTGGTTCGCTCCCTGGCCGCCAAGGTGCCGTTTATCGAGCTGAGGGCGTGCTTCACGAACGCGTTTCAGGGGCTGGAATACTTGCAGCAAGCGCCCGTCGACCTTCTGTTTCTCGACATCAACATGCCCGACATATCGGGCCTGGAGCTGGTGAGCAGCCTGCCCCGCAAGCCCTTGGTCGTCTTCACCACTGCCTACGCCGAGCACGCCGTTACCGGCTTCGAGCTCGATGCGCTGGATTATTTGCTGAAGCCGTTTTCGCTGCCGCGGTTTGTGAAAGCCTGCAACAAAGCCCACGAGCAGCTTCAACTGCGCGGCGGCCAGGCTGCGCCTGCTGCCGCGCCCGCCAAGGACTACCTGTTCGTGAAAACCGGGTACGAGCAGGTGAAGGTGCGATACGACGACATTTTGTACCTCGAAGCCGCGGGCAACTACGTTACGTTTGTGCTGGCGGGCAAAAGCATCCTTACCCGCATGACGATTAACGAGCTGGTTGACTTGCTGCCCGCCCAGCGCTTCGTGCGCGTGCACCGCTCTTTTATCGTGGCCAAAGACCGGATCGACCGCATCGAGCGGCATCAGGTGAGCATCGGCGGTAAGTGGGTGCCCCTAGGTGCGTCGTACCTGCCGCAGCTGCGGGGGTAG
- a CDS encoding heavy metal-binding domain-containing protein, giving the protein MKRTLLPILPLLTFIWTTSCSSDNSAASGNAPAAAGHQHAAGEGHEPAAGAEHSGGHMYACPMHPEVTSEKPGTCPKCGMTLKRTDQGPADGIRYRMNFAATPAQPAAGQSVTLSFRPQVVGNEQTPVPLAVVHEKQMHLIIVSKDLSEFYHEHPELKASARYEVPFTFKTGGTYLLYQDYQPENNSHQLGRQTLQVSGPTRPAVKFEKDQLRWQKDGYAAALSFDKAVQVGRTLGLIVTVSRGGRPVTDLDNYLGALGHMVVLSEDGSQYLHVHPQESSTQGPAVGFHTSFEKPGRYRVFLQFKHGGTVQTADFTVTVAPAAA; this is encoded by the coding sequence ATGAAACGTACTCTGTTGCCCATTTTGCCCCTGCTCACGTTCATCTGGACAACCTCCTGCTCGTCCGACAATTCCGCCGCATCGGGCAATGCGCCGGCGGCCGCCGGGCACCAGCATGCCGCCGGCGAAGGCCACGAACCTGCAGCCGGAGCCGAGCACAGCGGCGGCCACATGTATGCGTGCCCCATGCACCCCGAAGTAACCAGCGAAAAACCCGGCACCTGCCCCAAATGCGGCATGACGCTGAAGCGCACTGACCAGGGACCTGCGGATGGCATAAGGTACCGAATGAACTTCGCGGCTACGCCTGCACAGCCCGCTGCGGGCCAGTCTGTTACGTTGTCGTTTCGGCCGCAGGTGGTGGGCAACGAACAAACGCCGGTACCGTTGGCGGTGGTGCACGAAAAGCAAATGCACCTGATTATCGTGTCGAAGGACTTGTCGGAGTTCTACCACGAACACCCCGAACTTAAGGCGTCGGCTCGCTACGAGGTGCCGTTTACCTTCAAAACCGGCGGTACGTACTTGCTTTACCAGGATTACCAGCCCGAAAACAACTCCCACCAACTTGGCCGGCAGACGTTGCAGGTAAGCGGCCCCACGCGGCCCGCAGTGAAATTCGAGAAAGACCAGCTGCGCTGGCAAAAAGATGGTTACGCGGCGGCGCTGTCGTTCGATAAGGCCGTGCAGGTAGGTCGAACGTTGGGCCTGATAGTGACCGTGAGCCGCGGCGGCCGCCCCGTTACCGACCTCGATAATTACCTGGGTGCTCTAGGTCATATGGTGGTGCTGAGCGAAGACGGCTCGCAGTACCTGCACGTACACCCGCAGGAATCCAGCACGCAAGGCCCGGCCGTCGGCTTCCACACGAGCTTCGAAAAGCCCGGGCGGTACCGGGTGTTTCTGCAGTTCAAACACGGCGGCACCGTTCAAACGGCCGACTTTACGGTGACGGTGGCCCCGGCCGCGGCCTAA